AAACGGAGCTTCCTGGTGTCTCCTGGTGTGGCTGATCCAGCACTTCCTGTTCAGAACAGCCCGGATGTTTGTAACAGGTACTTCCTGCACCCTGAAGAATCTGAGCCTCTGTAAGTGCTTCATGGTTTTGTCTCTTCCATGTGTTGCTTTGGGTGTAAATGTCAGTGATCTTTGTCAATGTGAAAGTATGCTTTGGACAATATCCTTAGATTTATTTTGAAGCAAACTGTCTAATAATTAATATTCCCTCTAATTTGTATTCTTGCTTAGCCAAACCTTTTCTACTGGGCAAACCGTTGGGCCACCAGAGTAGAAAAAACATGTACCAacaaatataatgcaatacacagacaaaaataatGTGGGCTTCCATATGCttgaaaattttgttttgcaattCACAAAATTCACTTTGCTTGTGTGATTATGATTCACGCCTGAATCATATTGTCTCATCATATCTTTGCTTTGTCATGTTGTGCCTGTGTCTTTCTGACATGCTGAGACGGAACTGCACTGCCCTGCCTTACTTAAAAGAGCTTTAACTTTACTGTGGATCTTATTTGACACTGGcattaaaaaatagttaattggACATAAAAGGCATTTTAATGTTATGCTAGAGCTTTTAATACAACTCTGTAACTATAGTATTCAGACTGTTTTCGATTAAGTTTAtctttttaaagggttagttcacccaaatattaaaattatgtcattaatgactcaccctcatgtcgttccaaacccgtaagacctccgttcatcttcggaacacagtataagatattttagatttagtccaagagctttctgtccctccattgagaatgtatgtacggtatactgtccacgtccagaaaggtaataaatacatcttcaaagtagtccatgtgacatcagagggtccgttagaattttttgaaacatcgaaaatacattttggtccaagaatatcaaaaactactactttattcagcattgacttctctcccgggtctgttatgagcacgttcacctcacatccggttcacgaacgaatcactcgatgtaaccggatcttcttgaaccagttcaccaaatcgaactgaatcgtttgaaacggttcgcgtcaacaataagcattaatccacaaatgacttaagctgtttacttttttaacatggctgacactccctctgagttcaaataaaccaatatcccggagtaattcatttactcaaacagtacactgactgaaccgagccagataacgaacgaaacattgactcgttctcgagtcaagaaccgtttctgtcggacgcgtccgattcgagaaccgagatgctgatgatactgcgcatgggtgattcagactgacacacagcgcatctgaactgaactggttcttttggtgattgattctgaaccgattctgtgctaatgttatgagcgcgggtaaaccgaaggcttcaatcaagggcaatcatcgccaatgaagtcattacgtcgagcgcaaaagaactggtgaaccgttttcggcaaccggtttattgaatcaaactgtccgaaaagaaccagttcgcggagaagaacagaacttcccatcactaccggtgatccgaaaaccgatgcaaccggttcttgactcgagaacgagtcaatgtttcgtttgttatctggctcggttcagtcagtgtactgtttgagtaaattaattactccgggatattggtttattttaactcagagggagtgtcagccatgttaaaaaagttaacagcttaagtcattggtggattaatgcttattgttgacgcgaaccgtttcaaacgattcagttcaatttggtgaactggttcaagaagatccggttacatcgagtgattcgttcgtgaaccggatgTTGAGGTGAAcgtgctcataacagacccgggagagaagtcaatgctgaataaagtcgtagtttttgatatttttggaccaaaatgtattttcgatgcttcaaaaaattctaacggaccctctgatgtcacatggactactttgaagatgtatttattacccttttggacgtggacagtataccgtacatacattctcaatggagggactgaaagctctcggactaaatctaaaatatcttaaactgtgttccgaagatgaacggaggtcttacgggtttggaacgacatgagggtgagtcattaatgacataattttaatatttgggtgaactaaccctttaaggttttAAGCAGAGCAGTGCTGCTTGTCTATATTTGTCCATCCACATGGAAAATGCGTAGTGTCCGTTCTGATTAGATTTTGGCTCGATAGGCCTGGAGACCATTTGTCCTAATTTTTTGTGCTGGTGGTTTGCCAACTGTGCCCTCTGCTCGCTGTTTCAGTAATAAGGGGAGTTCCAGCTTCAGCCCCTCCCACCCACTACTGCCACTGAGACAAAGACAGAAGAAGGCTCAGCCAGGAGAGGAAAGCACGGGTATGGCATTAAGTTTCTAATgccattcaaattaaaatattacttttcatGCTCACATGAAAGGGATTCCCAGAAATGTCGAGTCTCAGAAATAGAAATGATTTTTAGCACCTTtggttatttattgatttatttttattgcaatctTAAACTTTCACAAAAATGTGAAGTTAGCAAATCATCAACAAAGTTTGTATAGAGTCTGTAAAAGAATGTAATCCTAATGATTTGGATTAGTGGTATAGAACGAATCCCTAACCAGaacttttaaggaaaaaaaatatttggctaacagataaacattgttttatccccataacaatatttttgtattgtaactTTGACAGTTAAGGCACTTCTGCCTTATGGTAATTTGAATGAATGCTTCAATTgtgaagtatatttaaaattaatttttattactcTATCAAGTAATCATGTTCCTTTTTACAGTTTGAGTTAGAATGTGACTTGAGTGTAATAGAGTCTGGTAATCAAATGTTTGTGCTTTTCTTACCAGCCTGTCGAAATCGTTCCAATTCTTTTACGCAAGAAGGTCACTCCAGAGGATCAGTGGCTTGGTCAGATAAACGGCAGAGGTACCAACActgttaataaatatgaatacttAACATATCTTTTCAGATATTAcataaaatctgtattttgtttgGTCATGATTctcttactattattataatcAGGCCACTGTCTCAGCTGAATCGGTATGTTCTCCACTCTGCTATGGACAGTGATGCAGATTTGGCATCGGGCGACAGCGTTAGTCTGACTTGCTCCATCAGTGAGGACAGCCTGGCCTCCACTGTAACACCCAAGCACCAGAGCCATCCGGGTCAGGGCAACGTTAGGCGGGTCAATGGCCACGGTCTGCTGGGCAATGTTAACATGGATGAGGAGGATGAGCTTGTAACTATTGTCAGGCCAGATTCATCCAAGAATGAGACCACCCTGTTAGACTCTGAGGATGCAGAGCGACAGAGTGCTACCCCTGGTGCTAAAACAGGCATTTGGGGAAGACAGGAGGAAGCATCCTCAGATTCCCGAACAGCCAGTTTCTTTCTGGAACCTCTGATGCCTGCAGTTCTCAGGCCAGCCAAAGAGAAGTCAGTATGCCTAAATAAGGAAGAAGAGTCGGGAGAGGGAAGGCAGCGTGGATCAGCACGGAGAGTAGCAGGAGCAGAAGGTGCTGTGTCATCTTCCAGACGGAGACCTCCATCCACCCTTAACCGGACCTTTACCCCCAACACTAGCTctgagtttgagaccactatTGAGCCTAAATCCAGTGAATTTGTGCCTCCAGCCCCTGGGCAGACGCAAGCTTTCAGACCATTGGCAACAAGTAGTGTTGAGCCATCTTCTGCTGAGTGGTCACCTGGGTTTTACCTTCATTCATCAGTGCCTGAGGACAAGAGGCCTGTCCAAGCATGGGACATCCATCCAGGCTCTGATATAGAGACTGTGGAGACCATTGAGGAACAGGATGCAGAGCTCACCAAAGAGCTCCATCCAGACAAGAAACAGTTCTATGAGGAGCATGAAGAGTCAGCAAAGTTGCAGGAAGACATGAATGTAAAGGAACATGAGGACAAGGATGGTGGGAGCAGGTGCTCAAGCCCTGGTCAGTCCCAGGTCAGCAGTGTAGCTAGCGGGAGCGTGCGCATGACCAGTTTTGCTGAACGGAAGATGCAGAGGTTTGGTAGCAATCAAGATATCCACTCCAGCACAAGCAGCTCACAGCGGACTACACCAGATGGCTCGGAGAGTTGCCCCCTTCCTCTAACCTCCTGGAGGATGAAAAGGGACCAGAGTCCCACACCACAGAACAAGGATAGTGCCAACATGCTGGCCTCCGAACTTGTTCAACTCCACATGCAACTTGAAGAAAAGCGACGTGCAATTGAATCCCAAAAGAAGAAGATGGAGGTCTTGACAGCAAGACAAAGGCTTAAGCTTGGAAAAGCAGCCTTCCTGCACATAGTAAAGAAAGGGAAGAGTGATACTCTCCCTCAGCCTATGAAGTCTGAGTACTACTTGAAAGATGGCCAAAAACTCAatcaagaaaaagagaaatcgTCGAAAGACGACACCTCTGTTGGTGCTCTGAGAGATGGGCCGAAAGAGGCCGAAGAGTTGGAGAAGGCATCTCTTGAGTGGGCAGGTGGGGGGACTGTGTCCCCTAGTGCCTTAGATATGGACGAGGAGATTGATCTTAATGAATGCAACCGCTCCATTGAATTGTTGAACGAGGCTATTGGAAACATTCAGCAGCAGATGATGCAACTTTCGCTCCAGCAGGAAATGCTCATGAAGCAAAATCTTCAGTCTCCAACAGGTGCTGCTTCACCACCTAGCAGTGACCAAAGTAATGCATCTGAACCCAGGGTAAGAGCTTCGATACATTTTGTTGAAGCAAGTGGCAGCCCTGTGGTACGAAAACCACCCAAACTAAGTTCAGCACGGCCTCGTTCCAAACCTTCAGAGCTGTTGCTAGTTAAGGAGCAAGGCAAAGGACAAAAGAGCTCAACTCCTACACCTACTGACAGCACCTCTGCCAAGTCCATTCATGGGGGCAGGACCCCCAAACCAGAGCCGGAAGACTTTGTGCAGAACTCCACAAGATCAGACTCATTCAACAAAGACAAAGGGAACTCAAAAAGCACTACATTCCACCTTAATGATGAAGCTAACTTGAGGATGGTCTCAAGGGAACCAAGTTCTGTGGCCCTTGGTGTCACTTTCCAAGAATCTATGTCCACTACCTTACAGGATGCTGAGGGTACATTTGATGATGAGCCAGCAATGGATAATGTCTCCTCAGAGGATATTTCTAGAGGAAAAGTCAATCTTATTGAGGTAGACTTGTCTGATTTGGCTGCCAATCCAGATGAAGAAAGCGCCAATGTATTGGATGTAACCACTGATGGGAGCGATGGGGAAAAGAAGTCTGGCATGGGCTTctttttcaaggtaaaaaaaaaaaaaaaactcactttgtGGCCAAGAAACCCCTATATATGACAAAAATAGCAACTACAAACAACCACTCAGACACAAGTTTCTAGTTTTACTTTTCCTacctattttgttgttttatgtctgCAGGACGAGCAAAAAGCAGAGGATGAATTGGCCAAAAAGCGAGCAGCGTTTCTGCTAAAACAACAGAGGAAGGCAGAGGAGGCTCGGCTCCGCAAGCAACAGCTGGAGGCTGAAAGTGAGCTGAAAAGAGATGAAGCCAGGTATTGACTACCTTTGAAGTGTCATCTTCCATGAATATAGATATGATAAAGAGatgctttgtaactttttcatGAAGTTTGTATGTTTAAAGCCTCTTTTCTTTTCCAATTCTAGGAGGAAAGCTGAAGAGGAAAGACTCAGAAAAGAGGAGGAGAAGGCCAGGAGAGAGTTGATAAAGCAGGAATACCTTAGAAGAAAACAGCAGGAGATGTGTGAGGAGCAAGAGCAGCCCCAGCCCAAACCCAAATCCAAGCCCAAAAAACAAAGGCCGAAGTCTGTGCTGAAGGAAGAACTCTCAGCTGATACACTTCACAAATGTCCTGCTACCAGTAAGTATTAAACTGTGCCTTCTATTGTTGCATTATTACGGAGTTAACAGCAGACATGTTTGATgacacttaaactaaaataatgaaaccATGTTTCTCACCAGATGAGAATCTCATCAGTGCCCAGTCTGGCTCTAGTCTGTCACTGGCCTCTGTGGCCACCACTGAACCAGACAGTGTCAACTCAGGAGGGGCGGGATCTCATCGGTAAGTCCTTCCAATGTCCTACAGGCTGTGTGCAGATGCGTGCTTGCATTTTATTAATTCGTTTCAGAATCAATCGACCGTATTCAGACTGTGACCCCCAAAGCACtttaatgttgctgtttgtttCTTCCATTAACAGAGGAGAATCAGTAGAGTCAATTCCAGGCCTCAGTCGCAATTCCAGTCGGACTACAGAGAGAGACTGGGACAACGGTTCCACCGCTTCTTCCATTACATCAACATCCATGGCGGAATACACTGGTGAGTTTTCACTTTCCATTCTGTAGGATCCAAGTGGTTTATATTTGTGATGATGCTCTGTAAGTGTGGGTACCACATGCTGATCTGGAGTATTAAATCATTTATACTGTTTTAGATTCCTCAACATCAGGACAGCATCCTGTGTTAAAAACAGCAGCATGCTGATCTTGACCATGCATCAGGCAATATGTTTGTCTGTGTGCTTGAGTGCATAAGCACACATCAGTTTTTTGTTTGGATATATATTAGTGGATAAATTTGTTCTTTAAAGGTGTTGTATGTAGGATTGAcgccgagtggttgaactaggtattgcagtccaaattcaaaatattggagagggttttttttccactcggcccctcctcctcagacgtGACGCACATGCAGGTTACCAGATTGCGACACCAATAGGAACGAGTGCACATGACAATGAACGAAATGAAATACGCTTTGTTTTCCGCCAACTAGCAACCCGGGGTTGGgtaattgggtaaactggcagtgggcaggtttcacaaaccaaaacaacgacagacattccggcccggaacgcacattttcaaaggagaataactgactgttacattgtttttcagataaacaagtatgttaacttagcattttttcttaaatgtctgcaaacatattaaggtatttttatgctttagtagagtcaaaaacttacatacagtacCTTTAAGCCTAAACTCTCTGAAGTGTTTCACTTGTTTGTTCTTTAATTAGCTAACATGTTGACTAATGCATTTTACAGGGCAAATACATccttttttgttctgttgcttATGTTTGTAGAATAAATACAGGCATTGCTTTGCTTGAAGCTGAAATAAGTTTGTATTCAAAAATCAGTGCAAAAATACTTgggtttatgtaaattatttggGTGCTCAGAATGGCATGGTTACATTAGCATTGATCAACTTTATCTTGTTAGCGTTCTCCTCAGGGACCCTTTAAATTGTTTAGGAGGAGAATAGGAAGGTTTGTGTCATTTGTTGGGTGTCAGAGTGATGGATGAGTTAGTTTAGCTTTTAATCATGGAGACTGAGAAGCTCTAGTACGCATCAGCGAGAGCTGTATAGGGCTCTGAGAGGCATATCATGACCTTACCTGGTGAAACGACAAATTGGCAAGTGATAAATCGAAGGGGAAAAAATGTTGTTGCCGTAACCAGCCATGAGAGCAAGACAGCGTATTATTGGTCAGTTGTTTTCTATTTATGTCACACTTGGTAGTCCCGCCCACAGTGAAATCCCATTGGTCCAAATTCCTGCTTCATGTGATTGCATTTTAAACAtcaatatgtatgttttttttttccatatcacaCAGTGTTTCACAGtgaacagaaaggaaaaaaaacaaaaacatttttgagcaacaaatcagcatattaaaatgatttctatatCACAGAaatcatcacaagaataaattacgttttaaaatatatttaaaaagaaaattgtagctatatttaacaataataatttcttttaagtggtttctttcaaaaacataaaaaaaactaccaaATGATAATGtatatgtgaaaaaaatgtaaaatgaatcattatgtaatgagtaaaaaaaatccatgatctTATAGGACATTGTTTCTTCTCATGTCCTctgttgatgtttttgttgttgtcactGTAGGACCCAAGCTTTTCAAAGAGCCAAGTGCGAAGTCCAACAAGCCTATAATCCACAACGCCATCGCTCATTGCTGCTTAGCGGGAAAAGTAAATGAGCCGCAGAAGAACTCCATTCTTGAGGTGTGTGTGAACAGTTTGCAGATTCATGGCATGCAGATAGCATGCTGTGATGTAACCAATTAGTTTTGATGAtaaattacagtgaaaaaaatatatatatatttttttttgactggtaGGAGCTGGAGAAGTGCGAATCCAACCACTTGATGATTCTCTTCCGGGACAGTGGCTGTCAGTTCAGAGCCCTTTACTCCTACTTCCCCGACACAGAGGAGATCCACAAGCTCACCGGCACAGGGCCCAAGAGCATCACTAAGAAGATGATTGACAAACTCTACAAGTACAGCTCAGACCGCAAGCAGTTCACTGTAATCCCTGCCAAGACTGTGTCTGTTAGTGTAGATGCACTGACTATCCATAACCACCTGTGGCAAGCCAAAAGACCCGCAGGGCCAAAAAAGAGCGGAAAGTGAAGTTCGATGGCACTTTCGCAACGAGGCCCGTAATCACTTATCTGCTTCCATCAGAGTTTGGATGGAAGAGGCTCGCTGGACAAACAAACAGGCATGAACGAACATGCACttcatttgaatgtgttttgggtTGAAGTAATCATTTACCCACAATCCTGTGGTCTTtttacatgatacatttttttgttacttgaagtATTTATTAGTTTGGCACTGATTAGCTCGTTTAAACAAAGCACTTCCCCcatgattgtttttgtttgattcgTTTTCCCCTTTTTTGCAAGGGATACACATTTGCCTCTTAATGTCTTCAAAACATGTCTGCTGGCTCTAAGGACTGCCAGAACTCAAATTCATGTAAAAAATAGCTGACTTGGTTCTCAGCAAAGCTTTTTTGCCTCCAAAACATGCTGCTCCTTTGTTGTCACTGGGAAAATCCCAGGTCTGCATACTTTTGGCCTTCATGCATTGTGGTACTATGTCTGTTTATTCAGCGCTTTAAAAAATCAGCTCAGCTGTAGCTCGTTTTTTGGAAACTCGGTGGTCCTTTCAATAGGGAATCAAACAGACCTTGATACGTGTCAAATGCagttctcttctcttctgttctACTCTGCAGCGGCCTCTCCTCTGGACAGTCTGTACTATGGTGCACTTATGATcatgttttagtaatattatcATGCAATGTAATCATGTTGATGTGGCACTGGAGCTTTTTCTCATGCAGAAGAGCAGCATGCTCTGTTATGAAGAGTGTCGCTGTAAACGATTTGAATGACAGTATTTAATATATTCGTAATCGGTTACTTCCCTTGCCGTCGCTGTCTAATTATTTACCAAGGTTGAAAACATTCCTCAGTGAAAGAAGTGTCAACACTGCCGACATCCTCATGTTTAGACGTTGGAGAACACTCATAAAAGCCTCGTGTTTGGTGTCGAGATCAATTGAGTGTTGCACATGCACTTTATTTGTTTGCTCATGAAGGTGTATAGTGGGGTAGATTTTCAAAGGGCTTACTAaaccatttttgcttttaaagctAGTTGTTGAAAGGTGAAGGTACTTTGTTATACACCGAGAAACATCTCTCAAACACTATTAACATGGAAAAGAGCACACTGACAGCCCCTTAATGACTCTTAAACTACTGTTTCCAAATAATAGTTGTTAGACTTGTCTTTACATCGTtgcaatgtttaattttaaattgcaatttttcatatgtgtttttatatcaactaAAAGATTGTATTGATGTTGATcacctgttttctttttgtttgtttgttttaaacactACTATTCATTCTTGATCATTTTGCTTCTTttaccatattattatttattttaaataagacagagaattaataaatatttcaagtcAAATTcattctcattatttttttttccatttaattattgaCATTGTCTTCTTCCACTTTATTTTATAACACCTCTTGCATTATACAGTAAGTGAGCTTACCTCATAGTAATGAATATTAGTACCAACTAAGTATTGTGCAAAATTGACTATGTGACTTTTCATGTCGGCAATTGATAAACTTTTGTATTAATAGCTTTACTGTTGTTGGGTGATTGGAAGAAATGATGACAGTCTAATTATTTGTGGTCTTGTGATGGGCGTCCCAACTTCTGTCAACTGGAACACCACAACCTCATCGACAAGCACTGTATCCTCAACAGTCCACTGAAGACACATTTGTATCCTGGCAACTGACGGTTTATCCTCAGCGGGGGGCACAACAGGTCAGGCAATCGGTGGATGGATGGTCATTGGACAAGAACTCAGAAGACATTGTTATTTGATGTTTGTCAGGATGTGGGGTGAGTACTATTGCACTCTGATTTGATGTTGGCTTTAAAATCAAGTAATTGTGacgaatgtttctttttttctgcctagctctttttatttttgtggtgttcCAGTATATACATGAGGCATGGTTTCAGTCCTGTATATATACAGAAACGGACTATGTTTGCAAAGAGATACCGAAAGGTAGGATGGTCTGAAGTCACTTGATAGTCACAAAAAGTATGTGCATGTTATCTGCCAGAGAAGTTGGTCAGATAAATGTCAGCTatgtattgtaaaaatgcagttaaCCAATAAAAATTGGGAATACAAATGTTTGGATAATTGCATTTTAGCTAAGAGATCACTCAAAAGATTGTTGTCATGGTTTACTTTCATGTCATTCTAACTCCTATGgcttaataaaataagttttgaagaatgttattgCTGCACTTTTACAAAcggtgaaagtgaatggtgaccagtgGATGTCAAGCTACTGAAAGGACAAAGAACtattgctgtcaaatgattaatcgcaatataaatacacatgagtaaagtatatatattgaaaatatttacatgtgcttACATGTCTatgttcatataatttatattataaatgtatgtaatatataaacatttttccgaaatatatgcatgcatgtgtatttatatatacatacatttacacagtacacaaacatatattatgtaaacaaaaccttttattttggatgtgattaatcgcgattaatcgtttgatagcactaaaaaaataaattaaaaaaaaacatgatctctacaactcatgcactatattccaagtcttctgatgcTATACAGCTGCTTCATGTGCAAAACTgactgaaatgtaatttattcactgGAAATCTTGCCTGAGCCTGGTCACCATTGACTTTAATTATTTGGAAAAGTGTAGCTTGAACATTCTGCCCAACATCTCCTTATGTGTTCTATAGAGGGAAGTCATAAAGGCTTTGAATGATGTGTTAAGTTATTTTTAGATGAACTTTTCCTCTTTTCTCTATAGATTATCCTGCTGGTTTGACCTCTGTGATTATCTTTGTGAGTGGTTTAGGAGAAATCCGCTTGTCTATGTTTAACAGCACCAGTCTGACCTCTGTGAACAGTCTGATTATGGCACACCAAGGTATCACAGCAATAGGACTGCAGACCTTTGATATGTTTCAAAACCTCAAAACTCTCAATTTGGACAATAATGGTCTCTCCCAAGTCTCATCAAACTGGTTCAGC
The sequence above is drawn from the Cyprinus carpio isolate SPL01 chromosome B5, ASM1834038v1, whole genome shotgun sequence genome and encodes:
- the LOC109062457 gene encoding calmodulin-regulated spectrin-associated protein 1-B isoform X5 — encoded protein: MDAELGADSARRKMEAAGEALEIVPLEMYDSARAKIAANLRWLFAKAFGIDHIPEDLRDPFYTDQYDQEHIKPPVIRLLLSCELYCRVCALILKGDQVASLQSHQSVIQALSRKGIYVMEGDDTPVSDSDLTCQPIKMSSHIPMIDALMMAYTVEMISIEKVVTCVKRFSTFSASKELPFDLEDAMVFWINKVNLKMREITEKEHKSKQHLLESPSHQKSPSKWYWKLVPVRYRRDHASGRQLPYFPLLEDLIRDVCDGAALLTVVHYYCPDLMKLDDICLKEVTSIADSLYNIQLLKEFANEYLNKSFYLTLEDMLYAPPVLKHNVMVFIAELFWWFEIVKPEFVQPRDVQEFKDARAMTQPKSARPTVPISNATKRSFLVSPGVADPALPVQNSPDVCNRYFLHPEESEPLNKGSSSFSPSHPLLPLRQRQKKAQPGEESTACRNRSNSFTQEGHSRGSVAWSDKRQRPLSQLNRYVLHSAMDSDADLASGDSVSLTCSISEDSLASTVTPKHQSHPGQGNVRRVNGHGLLGNVNMDEEDELVTIVRPDSSKNETTLLDSEDAERQSATPGAKTGIWGRQEEASSDSRTASFFLEPLMPAVLRPAKEKSVCLNKEEESGEGRQRGSARRVAGAEGAVSSSRRRPPSTLNRTFTPNTSSEFETTIEPKSSEFVPPAPGQTQAFRPLATSSVEPSSAEWSPGFYLHSSVPEDKRPVQAWDIHPGSDIETVETIEEQDAELTKELHPDKKQFYEEHEESAKLQEDMNVKEHEDKDGGSRCSSPGQSQVSSVASGSVRMTSFAERKMQRFGSNQDIHSSTSSSQRTTPDGSESCPLPLTSWRMKRDQSPTPQNKDSANMLASELVQLHMQLEEKRRAIESQKKKMEVLTARQRLKLGKAAFLHIVKKGKSDTLPQPMKSEYYLKDGQKLNQEKEKSSKDDTSVGALRDGPKEAEELEKASLEWAGGGTVSPSALDMDEEIDLNECNRSIELLNEAIGNIQQQMMQLSLQQEMLMKQNLQSPTGAASPPSSDQSNASEPRVRASIHFVEASGSPVVRKPPKLSSARPRSKPSELLLVKEQGKGQKSSTPTPTDSTSAKSIHGGRTPKPEPEDFVQNSTRSDSFNKDKGNSKSTTFHLNDEANLRMVSREPSSVALGVTFQESMSTTLQDAEGTFDDEPAMDNVSSEDISRGKVNLIEVDLSDLAANPDEESANVLDVTTDGSDGEKKSGMGFFFKDEQKAEDELAKKRAAFLLKQQRKAEEARLRKQQLEAESELKRDEARRKAEEERLRKEEEKARRELIKQEYLRRKQQEMCEEQEQPQPKPKSKPKKQRPKSVLKEELSADTLHKCPATNENLISAQSGSSLSLASVATTEPDSVNSGGAGSHRGESVESIPGLSRNSSRTTERDWDNGSTASSITSTSMAEYTGPKLFKEPSAKSNKPIIHNAIAHCCLAGKVNEPQKNSILEELEKCESNHLMILFRDSGCQFRALYSYFPDTEEIHKLTGTGPKSITKKMIDKLYKYSSDRKQFTVIPAKTVSVSVDALTIHNHLWQAKRPAGPKKSGK
- the LOC109062457 gene encoding calmodulin-regulated spectrin-associated protein 1-B isoform X4; this translates as MQTSLRSGQQLSQMVKSTSPYGGCRMDAELGADSARRKMEAAGEALEIVPLEMYDSARAKIAANLRWLFAKAFGIDHIPEDLRDPFYTDQYDQEHIKPPVIRLLLSCELYCRVCALILKGDQVASLQSHQSVIQALSRKGIYVMEGDDTPVSDSDLTCQPIKMSSHIPMIDALMMAYTVEMISIEKVVTCVKRFSTFSASKELPFDLEDAMVFWINKVNLKMREITEKEHKSKQHLLESPSHQKSPSKWYWKLVPVRYRRDHASGRQLPYFPLLEDLIRDVCDGAALLTVVHYYCPDLMKLDDICLKEVTSIADSLYNIQLLKEFANEYLNKSFYLTLEDMLYAPPVLKHNVMVFIAELFWWFEIVKPEFVQPRDVQEFKDARAMTQPKSARPTVPISNATKRSFLVSPGVADPALPVQNSPDVCNRYFLHPEESEPLNKGSSSFSPSHPLLPLRQRQKKAQPGEESTACRNRSNSFTQEGHSRGSVAWSDKRQSDADLASGDSVSLTCSISEDSLASTVTPKHQSHPGQGNVRRVNGHGLLGNVNMDEEDELVTIVRPDSSKNETTLLDSEDAERQSATPGAKTGIWGRQEEASSDSRTASFFLEPLMPAVLRPAKEKSVCLNKEEESGEGRQRGSARRVAGAEGAVSSSRRRPPSTLNRTFTPNTSSEFETTIEPKSSEFVPPAPGQTQAFRPLATSSVEPSSAEWSPGFYLHSSVPEDKRPVQAWDIHPGSDIETVETIEEQDAELTKELHPDKKQFYEEHEESAKLQEDMNVKEHEDKDGGSRCSSPGQSQVSSVASGSVRMTSFAERKMQRFGSNQDIHSSTSSSQRTTPDGSESCPLPLTSWRMKRDQSPTPQNKDSANMLASELVQLHMQLEEKRRAIESQKKKMEVLTARQRLKLGKAAFLHIVKKGKSDTLPQPMKSEYYLKDGQKLNQEKEKSSKDDTSVGALRDGPKEAEELEKASLEWAGGGTVSPSALDMDEEIDLNECNRSIELLNEAIGNIQQQMMQLSLQQEMLMKQNLQSPTGAASPPSSDQSNASEPRVRASIHFVEASGSPVVRKPPKLSSARPRSKPSELLLVKEQGKGQKSSTPTPTDSTSAKSIHGGRTPKPEPEDFVQNSTRSDSFNKDKGNSKSTTFHLNDEANLRMVSREPSSVALGVTFQESMSTTLQDAEGTFDDEPAMDNVSSEDISRGKVNLIEVDLSDLAANPDEESANVLDVTTDGSDGEKKSGMGFFFKDEQKAEDELAKKRAAFLLKQQRKAEEARLRKQQLEAESELKRDEARRKAEEERLRKEEEKARRELIKQEYLRRKQQEMCEEQEQPQPKPKSKPKKQRPKSVLKEELSADTLHKCPATNENLISAQSGSSLSLASVATTEPDSVNSGGAGSHRGESVESIPGLSRNSSRTTERDWDNGSTASSITSTSMAEYTGPKLFKEPSAKSNKPIIHNAIAHCCLAGKVNEPQKNSILEELEKCESNHLMILFRDSGCQFRALYSYFPDTEEIHKLTGTGPKSITKKMIDKLYKYSSDRKQFTVIPAKTVSVSVDALTIHNHLWQAKRPAGPKKSGK